In the Borrelia turicatae 91E135 genome, one interval contains:
- the flgG gene encoding flagellar basal-body rod protein FlgG — protein sequence MMRALWTAASGMKAQQYNVDTIANNLSNVNTTGFKKIRAEFEDLIYQTQKRAGTPATEDTVSPLGNQVGHGTKVSATHRIFEQGNLQATNLKTDVAIEGDGFYKILLPDGTYGYTRDGSFKIDANGDLVTSQGYKLLPEISFPEEYIKDSIIISQEGIISVKVDGSPDPIELGQMEIARFVNPAGLNAIGNNIFKETIGSGEEISGTPGSSGMGRLRQGILEMSNVSIAEEMVTMIVAQRAYEINSKAIQTSDNMLGIANNLKR from the coding sequence ATGATGAGAGCACTCTGGACAGCAGCCAGCGGAATGAAAGCACAACAATATAACGTGGATACAATTGCCAATAATCTTTCAAATGTAAACACTACAGGATTTAAAAAAATAAGAGCCGAATTTGAAGATCTAATATATCAAACACAAAAAAGAGCAGGTACTCCTGCAACTGAGGATACAGTAAGTCCCCTTGGCAATCAAGTTGGACACGGAACAAAAGTATCAGCAACACACAGAATCTTTGAACAAGGCAATCTGCAAGCCACTAATTTGAAAACTGATGTTGCAATTGAAGGTGATGGATTTTACAAGATTCTCTTACCAGACGGCACTTACGGATACACCAGAGATGGTTCATTCAAAATCGACGCAAACGGAGATCTTGTAACAAGTCAAGGATACAAATTATTGCCTGAAATATCCTTTCCTGAAGAATATATAAAAGATTCTATTATAATATCTCAAGAAGGAATAATATCTGTAAAAGTTGATGGAAGCCCTGATCCAATTGAACTTGGTCAAATGGAAATTGCAAGATTTGTAAACCCAGCAGGTCTCAATGCAATTGGAAACAATATATTTAAAGAAACCATTGGTTCTGGAGAAGAAATATCAGGAACACCAGGAAGTAGTGGAATGGGTAGGCTAAGACAAGGCATCCTTGAAATGTCAAACGTATCAATTGCAGAAGAAATGGTAACAATGATCGTTGCGCAAAGAGCTTATGAGATAAACTCAAAAGCAATTCAAACCTCAGATAATATGCTAGGAATTGCAAACAACTTAAAAAGGTAG
- the tsaD gene encoding tRNA (adenosine(37)-N6)-threonylcarbamoyltransferase complex transferase subunit TsaD, giving the protein MRVLGIETSCDDCCAAIVEDGVKILSNIKLSQKEHKKYYGVVPEIASRLHTEFIMSVCQQAITNAQIHASEIDLIAVTSKPGLIGSLIVGVNFAKGLSIALKKPLICIDHILGHLYAPLMIKKIEYPFLSLILSGGHTILAKQNNFDDIEILGRTLDDACGEAFDKVAKYYKMGFPGGPNIEKLAKNGNQYAFNFPITIFDKKENRYDFSYSGLKTACIHQLEKFKDKNENITKNNIAASFQRVAFENLIIPIKRAIKDTNIKKLIISGGVASNLYLREKIKNLEIETYYPPIDLCTDNGAMIAGIGYLMYLKYGASPIEIDANSRIENYKHTKGKTV; this is encoded by the coding sequence ATGAGAGTGCTTGGAATAGAGACTTCATGCGATGATTGCTGTGCAGCTATAGTAGAAGATGGTGTTAAGATTTTAAGTAATATCAAGCTTAGTCAAAAAGAACACAAAAAATATTATGGTGTAGTTCCAGAGATTGCCTCAAGGCTACACACGGAATTTATCATGTCTGTTTGTCAACAGGCCATAACAAATGCTCAAATACATGCATCAGAAATTGATTTAATAGCAGTCACATCTAAACCTGGTCTTATTGGCTCCTTAATTGTTGGTGTAAACTTTGCTAAAGGTTTATCAATTGCCCTCAAAAAGCCTCTAATTTGCATTGACCATATTTTAGGTCATCTTTATGCTCCTCTAATGATTAAAAAGATAGAATATCCATTTCTATCTTTAATATTAAGTGGAGGACACACAATACTTGCAAAACAAAATAACTTCGATGACATTGAAATACTTGGACGAACGCTTGACGATGCTTGTGGAGAAGCATTTGACAAGGTAGCAAAATACTATAAAATGGGATTCCCAGGTGGGCCAAACATAGAAAAATTAGCCAAAAACGGTAACCAATATGCATTTAATTTTCCAATTACAATTTTTGACAAAAAAGAAAATAGGTATGATTTTTCATATTCAGGCCTCAAAACAGCATGTATACATCAACTTGAAAAGTTTAAAGACAAAAATGAAAACATAACAAAAAATAATATTGCTGCAAGCTTCCAAAGAGTAGCTTTTGAAAATTTAATTATTCCAATTAAAAGAGCAATAAAGGATACCAATATAAAAAAATTAATAATATCTGGAGGAGTTGCAAGCAATCTTTATTTAAGAGAAAAGATCAAAAACCTTGAAATAGAAACATACTATCCCCCAATCGACCTTTGCACAGATAACGGAGCAATGATTGCAGGGATTGGTTACCTTATGTATTTAAAATACGGGGCAAGTCCAATTGAAATTGATGCAAATTCAAGAATAGAAAACTATAAACATACAAAAGGAAAGACAGTATGA
- a CDS encoding PfkB family carbohydrate kinase: protein MKRVLAMHDISTIGRASLTICIPVISSFNMQVCPFVTAVLSATTDYKEFEIIDLTNKLKKFILSWKNQNENFDIFYSGFLGSNTQQKIIKNMFKLLNFEKIIIDPVFADNGVLYPTFDEKIVNGFRSLIKHANIITPNITELKMLAKTEKINNKDEIIKAILNLEINGIIVVTSVEKENLIGNVVYNTHTKEYSEIFLEKLEQNFGGTGDLFASLLIGYLEKSEIEYALEKATKVIHSIIKFSIENNTIKNKGIQIEQFLKNIF from the coding sequence ATGAAACGAGTATTAGCCATGCATGACATTTCAACTATAGGTAGAGCATCACTTACAATATGCATACCAGTCATATCATCATTTAATATGCAAGTTTGTCCATTTGTAACTGCAGTTCTCTCAGCAACAACAGATTACAAAGAATTTGAAATAATAGATTTAACAAATAAATTAAAAAAGTTTATTTTATCTTGGAAAAATCAAAATGAAAACTTTGACATATTCTATAGTGGATTTCTTGGAAGCAACACCCAGCAAAAAATAATAAAAAATATGTTCAAACTACTCAATTTTGAAAAAATAATAATTGATCCTGTATTTGCAGACAATGGTGTACTCTACCCTACTTTTGATGAAAAAATAGTGAATGGATTTAGAAGCCTAATAAAACATGCAAACATCATAACACCTAATATCACAGAATTGAAAATGTTAGCTAAAACGGAAAAGATAAACAATAAGGATGAAATAATAAAAGCAATATTAAATCTTGAAATAAACGGAATAATCGTAGTTACAAGTGTAGAAAAGGAAAATCTTATAGGAAATGTTGTTTATAACACGCACACAAAAGAATATTCAGAAATCTTTTTAGAAAAACTAGAACAAAACTTCGGTGGAACAGGGGATTTATTTGCAAGTCTACTAATAGGATATCTGGAAAAATCGGAGATAGAATATGCTTTAGAAAAAGCAACTAAAGTAATTCACTCAATAATCAAATTTTCTATTGAAAATAATACTATTAAAAATAAAGGTATTCAAATTGAGCAATTTTTAAAAAATATTTTCTAA
- a CDS encoding sigma-70 family RNA polymerase sigma factor: protein MNIFSNEDLNIYLKSVREHRLITHEEEIELAKQIKLGDLKAKNKMINANLRLVLKIIKRYAGKGLKVEDLIQEGNLGLIRAAEKYDPSKNTKFSTYASFWIKQSLQRALNTKTRLVKVPYRKENLILQINKYLMEEEKSPKKEDIMERFNLTTAQYIKIIPYLEKEYSLDKKIEGSENSTLLNLYEDNSFNPESTLEQNSTLKHLNHILETKLNEKERYIIIKRYNLDNSDKKSTLKDISNELGISSETVRQIEKRVLKKLKEELYQ, encoded by the coding sequence GTGAATATATTTAGCAATGAAGATTTAAACATATACTTAAAATCCGTAAGAGAACACAGACTGATAACTCACGAAGAAGAAATTGAACTTGCAAAACAAATTAAACTAGGAGACCTGAAAGCCAAAAACAAAATGATAAATGCCAATTTACGTCTCGTCTTAAAAATAATTAAAAGATATGCTGGCAAAGGATTAAAAGTTGAAGACTTAATACAAGAAGGAAATCTAGGTTTAATTAGAGCAGCTGAAAAATATGATCCAAGTAAGAACACCAAATTTTCAACTTACGCCTCATTTTGGATTAAACAATCGCTTCAAAGAGCATTAAATACCAAAACCAGACTTGTAAAGGTACCATACAGAAAAGAAAATTTAATACTCCAAATAAATAAATATCTCATGGAAGAAGAAAAATCACCAAAAAAAGAAGACATAATGGAAAGATTTAACTTAACAACTGCTCAATATATAAAAATCATTCCCTATCTTGAAAAAGAATATTCCCTTGATAAAAAGATCGAAGGTTCAGAAAATTCTACGCTACTAAACCTCTATGAAGACAATTCTTTTAATCCTGAGAGTACCCTTGAACAAAATTCAACATTAAAACATCTCAATCACATACTAGAGACCAAACTAAATGAAAAGGAAAGATACATCATAATAAAAAGATATAACTTAGACAACAGTGATAAAAAAAGCACCTTAAAAGACATTTCCAATGAACTTGGAATCTCCTCAGAAACCGTTAGACAAATTGAAAAAAGAGTACTAAAAAAACTCAAAGAAGAACTTTATCAATAA
- a CDS encoding rod-binding protein: protein MTSKINLQCLETKNQTKQVKILKDKIEKTNQHKNDNKLYEAALEFESIFINQMLKSMKNSLKKENNLINGGQTEEIFEDMLYSERAKQIAKSKSFRLADLIYNQIAEVNNFRK from the coding sequence ATGACAAGTAAAATCAATTTACAATGCTTAGAAACAAAAAATCAAACAAAACAGGTAAAAATTCTAAAAGACAAAATAGAAAAAACAAATCAGCACAAAAATGACAACAAACTCTATGAAGCTGCACTAGAATTTGAGTCAATCTTTATAAATCAAATGCTCAAGAGCATGAAAAATTCTTTAAAAAAAGAAAATAATCTAATTAATGGGGGTCAAACAGAAGAAATTTTTGAAGATATGCTCTATTCAGAAAGAGCAAAACAAATAGCCAAATCTAAAAGTTTTAGACTTGCTGATTTAATTTATAACCAAATAGCAGAAGTAAATAACTTTAGAAAATAG
- a CDS encoding flagellar basal body P-ring protein FlgI, with product MKLLIMLTILNLKIVLSSFAQENQPLKNFANENSTINQISEQIKLKNIAEIKSTGSYTLTGIGIVAGLADKGDSLKRKDILNKALNKIGINEIDLTNIGSKNIALVSTTVKINGNIIKGVNHNVYIASMLDSKDLTNGILLRTELKDKEGKVLATASGPIITNEKSKGTGYILNGATIHENKNYTNYNIILKKEDYILADSISKKLTSKNIKNNIKSGNIIEIEINEIGLLGEIEEIEIKTMPKVLISEQNKIIIASTNAEIGPLIFLIERNGENLFSNRSNEKIKIEIQKMKINEFISKNSNMLSNEELIKVIKAAKKINKLHGELILEE from the coding sequence ATGAAACTATTGATAATGCTAACCATCTTAAACTTAAAAATAGTCCTAAGCTCATTCGCACAAGAAAATCAACCTTTAAAAAATTTTGCTAATGAAAATAGCACTATAAATCAAATAAGTGAGCAAATAAAATTAAAAAATATCGCTGAAATTAAATCTACAGGTTCATATACGTTAACAGGAATTGGAATAGTAGCAGGCCTTGCTGATAAAGGAGATTCTCTAAAGAGAAAAGACATTTTAAATAAGGCTTTAAATAAAATTGGCATAAATGAAATAGATCTAACAAACATAGGAAGCAAAAACATCGCATTAGTAAGCACAACAGTCAAAATAAATGGAAACATAATTAAAGGTGTAAATCACAATGTTTACATAGCATCAATGCTAGATTCAAAAGACTTAACAAATGGTATACTTTTAAGAACAGAACTGAAAGATAAAGAAGGGAAAGTACTAGCAACAGCCTCAGGTCCAATAATAACTAACGAAAAATCAAAAGGTACAGGATATATACTAAACGGAGCAACAATACATGAGAATAAAAACTATACAAATTACAATATAATTCTTAAAAAAGAGGATTATATCTTAGCAGATTCAATAAGTAAAAAACTAACAAGTAAAAACATAAAAAATAATATAAAATCAGGAAATATCATAGAAATTGAGATCAACGAAATTGGATTGCTAGGCGAAATTGAAGAAATAGAAATAAAAACTATGCCTAAAGTTCTAATAAGTGAACAAAACAAAATCATTATAGCAAGTACAAATGCAGAAATAGGACCCCTTATATTTTTAATTGAAAGAAACGGGGAAAACTTATTTAGTAACAGAAGCAATGAAAAAATAAAAATAGAAATACAAAAGATGAAAATAAATGAATTTATATCAAAAAATTCAAATATGCTTAGCAATGAAGAATTAATAAAAGTAATTAAGGCAGCTAAAAAAATTAATAAATTACATGGGGAATTAATTCTGGAGGAATAG
- a CDS encoding divergent polysaccharide deacetylase family protein, with the protein MSIHNVSIFLKKHKLKITISFVIITSFVSIIMLFSSLVYIKSNAKKFNLNFKNKLAKIKKENLIKIQKNLKPTFYLIIDDVGYDEFMLDEFIKIDLNINFSIIPFLPKSMDFYNKLASKNKIIMIHLPMQSKYKNSIEKFHININDNEFAIRTKIEKTFQTYSNAKIMNNHMGSLITANENIMQIILIKLKEENRYFFDSLTTQKSISAKIGKKIGIIVEQRDIFLDNKDNEKAVIKALERAKQIARTKGIVKVIGHIWSKNTLKILKQEAVNLNKEFEFKNLINLYKREENNESAWNRDFMR; encoded by the coding sequence ATGAGTATTCACAATGTTTCTATTTTTCTAAAGAAACATAAATTAAAAATCACAATATCATTTGTTATTATTACATCTTTTGTCTCAATAATCATGCTATTTTCTAGCCTTGTATATATAAAATCAAATGCAAAAAAATTCAATCTAAACTTTAAGAACAAATTAGCAAAAATTAAAAAAGAAAATTTAATAAAAATACAAAAAAATTTAAAACCTACATTTTATCTCATAATTGATGATGTTGGCTATGACGAATTTATGTTAGACGAATTTATAAAAATTGACTTAAACATCAATTTTTCAATTATTCCCTTTTTACCAAAATCAATGGATTTTTATAACAAACTAGCAAGTAAAAATAAAATTATAATGATTCATTTACCAATGCAATCAAAATATAAAAATTCAATAGAAAAATTTCACATAAACATTAACGATAATGAATTTGCAATACGAACAAAAATTGAAAAAACATTTCAAACATACTCCAATGCAAAGATCATGAATAATCATATGGGAAGTCTTATTACTGCAAATGAAAATATAATGCAAATTATTCTAATCAAACTTAAAGAAGAAAATAGATACTTTTTCGATAGCCTAACTACGCAAAAAAGCATATCCGCAAAAATTGGTAAAAAAATTGGGATTATAGTAGAGCAAAGAGACATATTTCTTGATAACAAAGATAACGAAAAAGCCGTAATTAAAGCACTTGAGAGAGCAAAACAAATAGCTAGAACAAAAGGAATTGTTAAAGTAATAGGACATATTTGGTCAAAAAATACTCTTAAAATACTCAAACAAGAAGCAGTAAACCTAAATAAAGAATTTGAATTTAAAAATTTAATCAACCTTTATAAAAGAGAGGAAAACAATGAGAGTGCTTGGAATAGAGACTTCATGCGATGA